Proteins from a genomic interval of Rhipicephalus microplus isolate Deutch F79 chromosome 6, USDA_Rmic, whole genome shotgun sequence:
- the LOC119168069 gene encoding uncharacterized protein LOC119168069, producing the protein MIFALAGAVAVLLVISEVGGAEVQEEVAANQSRSSGGGGDAPPRMVVPEVVEQTVPSPPTPAPTTPRIRLTTPRPRPVTPAPDATSAPMTPSTASSPGVQSTTHMVPTSITTPPPLLCSVGTTAAAVTPLLPPDNTCDILIYTHVRVFNQTVRAVINQFGYETFRNICRTYTRTTCGLSFAWRFLTANMFGNSQIRSHLSQLQRTSRVNHYGVLDIYGSREQVENVSTTSAPVALTAMRQLLGNNSWIHKVFVGIGYYYYNGSDAWEKLSYAAENVASKDVDALVIISTVLSVPTRHQCITLPVNAHKSPNEYAPNMEAALKTARDGFGRRNLVVYFSLQMGVLLYTLESDYKLPISALYEPCNSFAVTDYSQACQATKAELNLEKSNIAFNSDASTNVLGLKVLHSFDTLEQMTEKAMLIMETPGRRANFSWMLFNVELTDVTRKCLTGGAFERVREFKKFYLTQTSKNRTG; encoded by the exons ATGATTTTCGCACTTGCCGGAGCAGTCGCGGTGCTGCTGGTCATTTCCGAAGTCGGGG GCGCCGAAGTCCAGGAGGAAGTTGCTGCGAACCAGTCGCGTAGCAGTGGCGGTGGTGGCGATGCGCCCCCTCGCATGGTTGTCCCAGAGGTTGTGGAACAAACGGTGCCT TCGCCGCCAACACCGGCACCGACTACTCCCAGAATTCGACTAACGACGCCGAGGCCAAGGCCTGTGACTCCAGCACCCGACGCAACATCGGCTCCGATGACACCGTCGACTGCGAGCAGCCCGGGGGTGCAAAGTACCACCCACATGG TGCCGACGTCTATTACAACTCCACCACCGCTTCTGTGCTCGGTGGGCACGACCGCGGCAGCTGTCACGCCGTTGCTACCTCCGGACAATACGTGCGACATTTTGATCTACACGCACGTGCGGGTCTTCAACCAGACGGTGCGCGCGGTCATCAACCAGTTTGGCTACGAGACGTTCAGGAACATCTGCCGCACCTATACGCGCACAACTTGCGGCCTCTCTTTCGCCTGGCG CTTCCTCACGGCGAACATGTTCGGCAACTCTCAGATCAGGTCGCACCTGTCGCAGCTCCAGAGAACGTCGCGAGTCAATCACTACGGCGTCCTGGACATTTATGGTTCAAGAGAACAGGTCGAGAACGTGTCCACCACGAGCGCGCCAGTTGCGCTAACC GCTATGCGACAGCTCCTGGGAAATAACAGCTGGATTCACAAGGTCTTTGTCGGCAtcggctactactactacaatggCTCAGATGCCTGGGAAAAACTGTCATATGCCGCCGAGAACGTCGCGTC GAAAGACGTCGACGCACTCGTTATAATTAGCACGGTTTTGTCGGTGCCCACCCGACACCAATGCATCACGCTGCCTGTGAACGCCCACAAAAGTCCCAACGAGTACGCTCCAAATATG GAGGCTGCGCTCAAGACGGCCAGGGATGGCTTTGGGAGGCGCAACCTGGTCGTGTATTTCAGCTTGCAGATGGGCGTGCTCTTGTACACGCTAGAGAGTGACTACAAGCTCCCCATCAGCGCCCTCTACGAGCCATGCAACAGCTTCGCCGTCACCGACTACTCTCAG GCTTGCCAAGCTACCAAAGCGGAGCTCAACCTGGAGAAGTCGAACATCGCCTTCAACAGTGATGCTTCGACCAACGTTCTGGGGCTAAAGGTCCTTCACTCTTTTGACACCCTCGAACAGATGACGGAAAAG GCGATGCTCATCATGGAGACGCCCGGCAGGCGAGCCAACTTCAGTTGGATGCTCTTCAACGTGGAGTTGACGGACGTGACGCGAAAGTGCTTGACCGGGGGAGCCTTCGAGCGCGTCAGAGAGTTCAAGAAGTTTTATCTCACCCAGACGTCGAAAAACCGGACGGGATAG